The DNA region AGAGCTATCCACACCATCTTCCAACTTCGCAAACAGCTCAGTTACCCTCACCTCCGGAAAACTACGCCTGCAGTGAAACAAGACCTGCAAGTCTTCATCCGACCCGATCACGAAGGTCTCATATCTCACACCAGTTGAGACAACATCAATGGGAatcttgtaaaataatttttttacccaCTTCGTCCCACAGGTACCGAGCTTCCGTAATATGCTTTGCTTAATCTCCGCCAACGTATTCGACGATCGGATAAAAACACTAAGCGGTTCTCTATCTGTGAATTTTACACCatgccttttgctcttttgaatttttccagAGCAGTGAACCAGAGCCACAAAACTATCCTCTCCCTCCATTTGTGAATAACACTCTACCTCTCTACATTTGACCCCTCTACGGTTTATATAGGTAGCCTCATTCAGCCCatcacacgtaaaccgctactggcagtagcggtttacacacacacgtaaaccgctactgccagtagcggtttacactcacacacacgcacgtaaaccgctgctgccagcatcggtttacactcacacactcCTACACATAAACCGCGGCAGGTAGTAGCGGTTTATGCACACCTATAAACCGCTActaccagtagcggtttacataaaatagtgaaacaatgcatttgcgtattgaatttggaaacaatgtatttgcgtaatATTGAGGTTCAAACAATTTATATACGTAAATTGCCCTGAATTATATGAAATTACTATAGATACTTCTTATTTTACTGTATAACTGTTTATGgtgaattcaaatttttttacgagtatgttattttctttaggttgaaatggtgtttatatattataaataaaatttttaaagttttattttaataataaataataaataaattaaaaattaaattttttataaggttttttgataaataataaataaatatgtttgtttttattgaaataaattaaattattaattaaatatacttgtattattatactaattatttatgAATACTGACAAATTattatatttcattatttatatttgtatattttttattatttataaattaaattatttatgattattttaaaagagtactatatttaataaaattattgtctCTTAGATATTATTATGTGATATTATTAGactaattttatattatacaGATACTATCTTACTATACCAAGAGCATTGTTAGATTAAATATGTATaaccaatttatttttatatatgcataatttaatttaatgatgtcattttttaaattaattttgcttacaaaaaatgcaaatatatttatttttattgaattaaattaaattataatcatctaagttttaaatgaaatatttttataattttaaaatttaaaattatttgaattaaattagaTGAGCATATCTCATGTACTGAGTCACCAATTTACATATTGTGCGTATCTCACTACTGAATTCATATTCTAGTTTTGCATGTGTCTCGGATACTGATACTCCATTTAACTCTTCTAACACATATTGGAATCTTAGTACAAAGATgtgttcaatttttaaaattctctaatttaattaaaaaatccaaataataaatattaaaatctcaataattacatttttttaagacaattaatttatatatatttagaatTAATTTTATCGTAATAAAATTCGTTGAAATTTCGTTCTTTtagtttaaatatatattaaaatttaattaaaaacaaaattaatttgtcttCACTCTTGAGAATAATTttcaaacattttaaaaataataaatacagaATAGAGGAGGTGACCAAATAGTCAAAGGAAAATAATTGAAACTTAATtgcaacaaaacaaaaaaaaaaaacttaattgagTTGACTTGACAACAAATTTTAAacattattctaatttttaacCATTGCAAATGAGATTAGACTAATTAAGATTGAGTTGGTTTGATATTTATTATTACATACGAGATATAAAAGcactaatttattaactaataaatttttaaatagaattaattttacaaaaaattaatttttagtttatcGAATTAAGAgatatattaaaaagtaaaaagaaagtcatatatgataagaatataataataataagagcatTTAAATTTAaaccaatttaaattaaattatttatctaatttaatttaaattaaaaattgactaaaaactgcactaatttaaattgagaaaaacTTAAAATAGTCTCTAACAATTACTTCGAAAGATAACGAGgcccttaacaaaaaaaaaaaaatccaacccaacccctgacaattatctcaaaAGGACAACGAGATTTttgtgcaaaaaaaaaacaatgttttttttttgtacaagAGCTAATCAGTCCAAAAAAAAATCAGGAACcggattgaatatttttttttcttaggaGTCTCGTTATCTTTTCAAGATAATTATCAGAGATCGGATGGAGTATTCACTCATTTAAATTTGATTAGATTGTGACAAATCACGTAAATTAGATAGAATTTGAAATCTACTTTTCAAaatctatttaatttaattcaaatcacacaatataatataatattattattttatttataatttataatatgtttaatttgttatacatttttattttattcatattttattattattttgtgaatattttatgaattttaagaagatatttatttattctaatcaacttgtaattttgtttttatttttatgttattattatttttaaaatactattaagacttattatattattattggttatttgaaatttaatattaaaatttattatgtatatttttttttataaaattgtaaaTCTAATTTAATCTAAGTCGTTTAAAATTGAATTAGATTGTCTAAAAAAATACCTCTGTTAATAATTTGCCATTTTATTTTATAATGAAATATGTTGAGAGAGTAGATTgagtaatttattataaataatgtGTCCCTTCTagtatttgtaatatttttaatggattttgttatctttttataaaaatataattatctgtTTGTGTTTGTTTCTACTTGTTTTGGATCTTGAAAATTAATAGGTTGAGTTTACTGGCTTTTTTACCTAAATGCGCAGCAAGAAAACATTAATTCCCAAAATGCGCATGGCTGGAAATCTTTCTGAAAATGCGCATTATCATTTTGTGGCCGCTGCCCGTGAAATGGATTTGAACTCCATTTCAATTGAAGTGCCCACGAAATGGGCAATCCATTTCATGGCAACCACACACGAAATGGGTATCCCATTTCCTTAAGTGCAGCAGCGAAATGGGTATCTCACGttgaaaatatctttttataaagatattttttaataattaaaatttaacatatataattgattaaatcgtattatttttgtcaaaatcagGTTAGGCAAATTAATCTGACCGAAAAATGgtaaatcaaatcttgaactggtctaagttaatattattttttatagaaaatgactaaaatacttttattatatatatatatatatattaattttgagaatcctaaattttagtactttatttttctatcctaagattaggatttagaagttttaaaattaacatatatatatatatatatatataatatataaaataagagtattttaatcattctctataataagggtattgtagtcattttttataaaaaataatattaatttagaccagttcaagatTTAATTCACCATTTTTTCGGTTACATtaatttgtctagcctaattttgacaaaaataatatgatttaatcgattatatatattaaattttaattactaaaaaatacctttaaaaaaaagacattttagccGTCTTTATTTAAGTGGCTCCCTCTGTGAAAACATAATCGTATCCAAAGATGTTTCCAAATTTAGAAAGTGATGTCATTGCCTTATTCTAAGcttgttaataaaaaaaacacCATTTTAAGAGTGAAAATATCTAATAACATAAAGTCATAAATCAAAAAAATAGTCAACTCAAAatctaaaagtgaaaaaaaaaatagtcaactcaaaatttccaAATTCCTTTGCATTTTTTTTCCCTTTAAGATTCTGAGttgactatttttttaatttgtgactTTATGTTATTAGATATTTTCACTCTTAAAATggtgatttttttatattaccaAGCTTAGAATAAGGCAATAACATCACTTTCTAAAATTTGGAAACATCTTTGGATGCGATTATGTTTTCATAGAGGGAGCCACTCAAATAAAGACGGCtaattaaaatgtctttttttaaaggtattttttagtaattaaaatttaatatcgattaaatcatattatttttgtcaaaattaggctagacaaattaatttaaccgaaaaaatggtgaattaaatcttgaactgatctaaattaatattattttttataaaaaaataactacaatactcttattatagagaatgattaaaatactcttattttatatattatatatatatatatatgttaattttaaaaattctaaatcctaatcttaggatagaaaaataaagtactaaaatttaggattttcaaaattaatatatatatataataaaagtattttagtcattttctataataggatattatagtcattttctataaaaaataatattaacttagaccaattcaagatttgatttactatttttCGGTCAGATTAATTTGCCTAACctgattttgacaaaaataatacgatttaatcaattatatgtgttaaattttaattattaaaaatatctttataaaaagatattttcaaCGTGAGATACCCATTTCGCTGCTGCACTCAAGGAAATTGGATACCCATTTCGTGTGTGGTTGCCATGAAATGGATTGCCCATTTCGTGGGCACTTCAATTGAAATGAAGTTCAAATCCATTTCACGGGCAGCAGCCACAAAATAGCAATGCGCATTTTTAGAAAGATTTTCAGCCATGTACATTTtgagaattaatattttttttactgcgCATTTAGATAAAAAAGCCTGAGTTCACTTGTATTTTGAAACTGGTATTTGTAATTAGATTTACTTACAATGAAAAGTCCATTTTTTATAGCGGACACTAAATGTATGGTCTTATTAcggtattaaaaaaaattgaatcaaaataaATGATAAAGAGAAAGAGATGAGACAAAATCAAAACAATTTGCTGTATAAATGACCTTACTTAACTATAAAAATGTTCCAACGTGAATCCAACTTATCTCCGTTAATGGTTTTTGACTTTTTGTTGAGGTGGCTAGTAGAATTGCTATTGGGACAAATAGAAATGTCTGTGGTAAGTGCCTAAGTGGTAACGAAAATTGGAGTTTCAGTAAAGGCTCAATTTAGTTTTTGTCTATTTTTAGGAAaaagatttttgttaaaaaaaaaaattgattttcagtttTTATATTTTGGAACCGTTAAAAGATTCattaaatagtaataataattactTGAGaagatttatttgtattttatatgagttttaaatttttataaagtttttttaataatataattaattatgacgACTATCttctttatctattattattattattattattattattattattattattttgtaaccATATTTTATTATCATTGTTATTTTGTTTCtggttattaacttattattatcAATACCAATATCATTAACATTAATgttctcttattttatttcttatttaatgttattttttttaaaaaagtatttgtGCTGTAATTATTTTTACGATATTATTTTTAACAACGGTATTTTTCTACTTATCTGTTATCAAaagaagaaattttcaaaaataaatttattaatagtttataagagtttaaaataataaaatcgttacaaattataaataaaattctcacaaaattaatttttgttattatttaaataattttttaaccgtgttgtctcaaaataaaaaaaagttaaaaatcaaagtattttttttaaacagaAATGGTCTTATCTTTCATAAAAATGGACAATAACCAAATTAGATGTTTACTAAAAATTGATAACATAATAACCTCTCACTAGGCAATATTTTCATCATTCTCACTCTAGTGTGCACGTGTCAATTTCATCGAAGCTCCTTAATCATTGTTTTACTTTTCTTCAAGCGATGATACAATGCTTGAAGTTCACCATTATCATCATTCTTCTTGCTTTTCTGTAAATTAAAGAATATCCACATCAAATCTTGAAGTACAATTGAAGAAGAAACACTTCATTGGCTTCCTTTCCCTAATCTTCAACcgcatttttatatatatacacacaacatTCACTACCTCCATCTTCATTTTCCAGCACTCATACCAATTTATTCAGAATGCAGCTTCCAAAGTCCATTTCCACCTTGCTTTTCTTCATAATCTGCCCTTCCATTTTTTATGGTAATAATTACATATTTCAACTCTCTACTATTCCCAAACAATAGAAACAGATATATATTATTTCCTGTCAAATTTGTTTGGTTTTATAATACTCTTATAATCTAAagtgtaattgaatttgaatattttaCTTTGGACCATAGTTATATAAAATGCAATACGTCTTGATACGCGAATAGATACATGATACATCATAttgaatatatttatataaaaaatatatttatgacATTTTAGTATGTAAATGAATTGTAAATTAGTAAACTCATATAACTATGTTTCGGACAATAATACCATGCCTCAAATATAGTTTTGTGCATTACACACTAGGATAATCTATGATatagattttatcattttagcATAATTTTACATTACTAACTTGGATTAGCTTAATGCATCATACATCAAGTTAATCTCTGTATATTTAAGTGATTTCCATTTATTTCAATGTTACAACAtgtaaaaattttgcaaaattatTGGTTTGTTGAAatgacaaaatatatataaatgcaGGGAATATTGTTATAGAAGCACATAATGCAACATTCTATGTGCACAATAAATGTCCTTTTCCAATATGGCCAGCAACTGCACCAAACAATGGCCAACCAATAATAGCAGATGGTGGATTCTACCTTGCTCCAAACCAAACCCAAAAGATCATAGCACCATTGACATGGAACGGTAGAATTTGGGCTAGAACTGGTTGCAACTTCAATTCGAATTGGAAACCAGCATGCCAAACCGGAGATTGCGACGGAAGACTAGCCTGCAAGGGGCTCATAGGCACGCCCCCTGCAACACTAGTCGAGTTCTCGCTCCAGGGCGAGAAAAAGGCTAGTTTCTATGACGTTAGCCTCGTTGATGGCTATAACATACCGGTTTCCGTGATGGCAAAGAACAAGGATCCTAAATGTTCAATCCTAGGATGCTTAAAAGAGTTAAAAAATTATTGCCCCCATGAGCTTGAGGTTTTGAACACTAGAGGAGAAGTTGTGGCTTGTAAAAGTGCTTGTTTGGCTTTTGATGTTG from Arachis hypogaea cultivar Tifrunner chromosome 10, arahy.Tifrunner.gnm2.J5K5, whole genome shotgun sequence includes:
- the LOC112716341 gene encoding pathogenesis-related thaumatin-like protein 3.5, with the protein product MQLPKSISTLLFFIICPSIFYGNIVIEAHNATFYVHNKCPFPIWPATAPNNGQPIIADGGFYLAPNQTQKIIAPLTWNGRIWARTGCNFNSNWKPACQTGDCDGRLACKGLIGTPPATLVEFSLQGEKKASFYDVSLVDGYNIPVSVMAKNKDPKCSILGCLKELKNYCPHELEVLNTRGEVVACKSACLAFDVDNFCCRNEYGSPEKCKPNVYSNIFKEACPYYFSYAFDTPTPLANCFSKEYVLTFCPYGLGGGDNNGDGNGGKYQSE